In Acidisarcina polymorpha, the DNA window GATCCACAGCTTCATCACTGAAGGCACGCCAAAGTTATGCATTGGTACACCGACCACATATTCTTTGGCCTCTTGTAGTTCTGCTAGTAGGGTGTCCGAGAGCGAGAGCACTTCGTTCTGCCGCGGGGTCCGCGCTTCATCTGGCGTGTACATGGCACCAACAAACTCCGCATTGATCGGGGGGATCGCTGAGGCATTGAGATCGCGCTCGATCACCGCTCCGTTCGGGTGAGTAAGCTTCCACTGTGCGACAAACGCGCCCGTGAGTTCGCGGGAGACTGACCGGCCGTAGAGGGGGCTGGAATCGATGTGGAGCAAA includes these proteins:
- a CDS encoding FMN-dependent NADH-azoreductase, translating into MSTLLHIDSSPLYGRSVSRELTGAFVAQWKLTHPNGAVIERDLNASAIPPINAEFVGAMYTPDEARTPRQNEVLSLSDTLLAELQEAKEYVVGVPMHNFGVPSVMKLWIDQIARRGKTFAYVDGKPKGLIVGKKATFIIATGGMYDAQTQMASFNFVEPYLRSVFGFLGLTDATFITAGGTMGLNSGLDRGAFLAPHIQAVQAHVQIA